Proteins from one Roseofilum reptotaenium CS-1145 genomic window:
- a CDS encoding GTP-binding protein, translated as MSSRSNRQENHLNLARASIRRSLAQYSPLLRQSATVAIQPELKILNANLEKLDQNVIRIAAFGLVSRGKSAVLNGLVGQKILPTGPIHGVTQWPRSVRWIPQGQSKVQIELIDTPGLDEIGGEVRADMAREVAQQADLILFVVAGDITQTEYDALLFLAHTHKPLILVFNKVDLYPDPDLEAISRNLQQLGQPQELKQLLTTQEMVRVAAEPMPRQVRVELSDGEVRYEWEYPAPQIEELRGKILQVLNREGRSLLALNALVQTQAAEVRIAQKTLEVHHQQAEALIWQYTRSKALAIAVNPIALLDIPGGAIADLTLIRALSRLYGLPLNRHEARKLWRTMFLSSGGLVLGEVVTILLGIGKTAATVAGATGETAGLTAWIPGAILQGAISGYGAYQVGQITRVYLQQGCTWGNLGPSSVIQQILQELDSQAILYRLRQEIESSLNL; from the coding sequence TTGAGTAGCCGATCAAACCGTCAAGAAAATCATCTCAACCTAGCTCGTGCTAGTATTCGACGATCGCTGGCCCAGTATAGCCCCTTGCTGCGTCAGAGTGCTACTGTGGCCATTCAACCGGAACTGAAAATACTCAATGCTAACCTGGAAAAACTCGATCAAAATGTGATTCGGATTGCTGCATTTGGGTTGGTCAGTCGGGGAAAATCTGCGGTTTTGAATGGATTAGTCGGTCAAAAAATTCTGCCCACCGGGCCCATTCATGGGGTGACGCAATGGCCGCGATCGGTGCGCTGGATACCCCAGGGGCAAAGTAAAGTACAAATCGAGTTAATCGATACACCTGGACTTGATGAAATCGGGGGAGAAGTGCGGGCAGATATGGCCAGGGAAGTAGCCCAACAAGCGGATTTAATTCTGTTTGTGGTGGCGGGAGATATTACCCAAACAGAATATGATGCCCTGCTGTTTTTAGCCCATACCCATAAACCGTTAATTTTAGTTTTTAATAAAGTCGATTTATATCCCGATCCGGACTTAGAAGCAATTAGTCGAAACCTGCAACAATTGGGGCAACCCCAAGAGTTAAAACAACTGCTAACGACTCAGGAAATGGTACGGGTGGCTGCCGAACCGATGCCTAGACAAGTGCGAGTGGAATTATCGGATGGTGAAGTGCGGTATGAATGGGAATATCCTGCACCGCAAATTGAGGAATTGCGGGGAAAAATTTTGCAGGTACTCAATCGTGAAGGGCGATCGCTCCTTGCTCTTAATGCGTTAGTGCAAACCCAAGCAGCAGAAGTTAGAATTGCCCAAAAAACTTTAGAGGTTCATCATCAACAGGCAGAAGCTCTGATTTGGCAGTATACCCGCTCCAAAGCCTTAGCTATTGCTGTTAATCCGATCGCCCTGTTAGACATTCCAGGGGGGGCGATCGCCGATTTAACGCTGATTCGTGCCCTCAGTCGCTTATATGGCTTACCTCTGAACCGACATGAAGCTCGAAAACTCTGGAGAACCATGTTCTTAAGTTCTGGAGGGTTAGTGTTAGGAGAGGTGGTAACCATCCTCCTGGGAATTGGTAAAACTGCTGCTACTGTTGCCGGTGCAACTGGAGAAACTGCCGGTTTAACGGCTTGGATTCCTGGAGCGATTCTCCAAGGGGCGATCTCCGGTTATGGTGCGTATCAAGTCGGACAAATTACCCGCGTTTATCTCCAACAAGGCTGTACCTGGGGTAACTTAGGTCCCAGCAGTGTCATCCAGCAAATTTTACAAGAACTTGACTCTCAAGCCATCCTCTACCGCCTGCGCCAGGAAATCGAGTCTTCGTTAAACCTGTAG